The Plasmodium coatneyi strain Hackeri chromosome 11, complete sequence DNA segment aaacactaatacaagaaaaaagaaagaaaaaaaaaaaaaaaaaaaaaagaaaattaaggtgaatgaattagttgggtgtgtttgtaggattttgcattttagggtgtgtgtgtgtgtaggatttcacacttttgGCTTGAAGTGGTAATTACTCTTGcgtgaacaaacatttcacacccctattaatgaaacatttttttcccttttttttttttttttttttttttgttcagtactttAGAATGCTTCGtaaaacaagaaaacgttacagaagagctcatcaagGACGTGGTCCAtccttagaacagcagactgttgaccatgtggacgaccaaGATGACggtccacatgcatataccttagtCAAGGAACGAAGACATCCTCGTTCTACGccaataaaaaggaggaaaacacGGGGCGTTGATCGTCTTGCTGGTCGTCGTGGTGTACGTcaccgcatgattattgatattcatttagaagtcttagacgaatgtcaaaagggggacaccAAACTGGCACAGgaatacttttttgaaattttggttaaagaatttatgggaagcgaattcataaaagaagactttgttcctaaggaacaagttccaagttcagatttcgggtttagggaaggaagactttgttcctaaggaagatgtccctaaggaacaggttccaagttgagattccgggtttaggaagAAGACTTTATTCCTACAGAAGATATTCGAAAGAAAGGAGTTCCTAATGAAGATATTCTTAGGGAAgttattcctaaggaacaggttccaagttcatattccgggttttagggaggaagactttgttcctaaggaatgtgttcctaAGTAACGTGTTCCTATGGTAGGGGTTCCAAGTTctgattccgggtttagggtgtagtaaatattttactttttttttcttttttttgtatggaAGTGTTTagatgttcatgtgtaattactATATAtgcggagaaaaaaaaaaatttttttttcactttattttgttttttttggtaaaatgctttttttattgcagaTTAAGAAatacttattcattttgttacaaaaattttgatttcataaattttctttctgttttttaaaataaataatttttcaaaaaggtcAGGAACTTTTTCCGTATCCGCGCCCCTTTTTGGAAGTACCTTATGTCAAGTTGTCAtttaaacatacaaatgtacgaaggaaaaaaaggaatgaaatatgaagaaaagacggaaggaaaaaataaagaaggaaaaaaaataataaaagaaggaaaggaaaaaaaaagaaggaataggggaaggaagtgaaagtGCCATTGTGTTTCttacatttgtatgaacTCTGTGCTGTTATTTATGTTcgtcccttccttcctacgAAGGGGGccaggaaggaaacattcccccttcccttccccatcCAGGTTACATTGTAGGTGTTACATGCGACTGTAGCCTACATTGTTCCTGTGACTCGGTccattatttattcttcctctggATTGTCTTGTGTTGTATGTCGAAGAGCGTACCGTAGAATTTCCTCCTGATAAATCACCTATTGTGGAACCTTCAGTTGCTGAATCGTACGTTGAGGTGTCTTCTGTGAGTACATCAAATTCATTCCTTGTGAAccttttatttcttgctcttcttcctcctccagaagtgtggttaccaaaccaagaagaccatggtttatactgaagggaaggaaggttgttagggtggtggtaggtgggttgttaggtggtagggtgatCGATGGacggaagggttgttagagtggtggttggtggtagaaAGAGATACTattacttatattatttcgcTCTTTAATTGTGAGTGttattttaccttatataataagaagGGAGCGACTGTCATTCCAAGTGTGCCAAAGATGGAGGTGATGGAAGAGGTGATGGTGGCATTGCGAACAGCCTTGTCTTTTTCTTGCAACAATTTTGATGTTTGCGAATTCAGTAATTCCGCATTCACGGAAGAGCATGACTcatgttcttcttctgtaGCTTTTGGCTTAGATGTTAATGTAGATTGCAATGTTGATAGTTTCATTTGAATTAGCGtattattttcattccaGAAACCTTTGCAATATTTATCAGGATATAACGTACAGAGTGCACCCAGAGCATTATATGCTGCATCAACTTTCTTCAAGTACTGGGTATATGTCTGATGGCAGATAGTTTTACAACTCTGTACTTGCCCTTCTATAGTTCCGCTGTCATAATGGAAGTCatataatttcttcattaaATCGAACAGCAGTTTGTCAACACCTTCGTAATTAACCTTACAGTTACCTTCGTAAGAAGTTTCTTGTAGTGccgagaaaattttttctacgaattcttttaatttctcATTACTTTGATTCTTGAAGAATAAatctcccaaccaataataaaagaaagtacAACGTTGAATTTCAGAGCTTCCACCTGTTTTGTCGTTACGTGCATAACAATAGGCATGCAAAATTTGATCCTTTGAACCAATGGTGTCGGGGTAATTACTCCTCAGTGTACTCTCTAATTGAGTCCCTAATGAAACGGTCTGTCCACTAAGGAAGGTACATTCATTCTCATCGGCCTTTTCGAACTTATCATAAAACTCTTCCTTTGAGGGTAGTTTTCCCTCATCGAGTGGCTGCAAacataattaatataatatatatatatgtagacatatatatatacactccttatattcattatattatgtacatggAAAATTGGCGTATTCTGTACATATTCATGTACCCATATGGAAGGACACATATAAGGCGTATTACTGTTGTCATTGTTTATGTGCGCTTTTCAGTGTACgtaataaaaattatgctAAAATTGTTCTTCGTATGTTAatacagaatatatatttaggCATTTAAGTCGTTCAATAATGATTGTAGTTAATGAGTACGTCAcatgtcaaaatttttatttttttccctgtaaCACATATTCATGAATTCCTGCATAACGATAATTCtctatacacatatatgcatgtgaatCTGCAGCAAAATGATTATATgtgctcatatatataatttaagggaagaaataatataggaaCAAATGTTTTCACagtaataaaataaaatagaacgTGACCGGGGAGGTGAAAGGGGAATGAAttgggaagggaaagaataaattcATCTTGCCCCTATACATTCTTTATGCGCTCAgtgtatttttatattttcatcatATTATTATGTTGTGTTATATGGGACTATTTAAAAGCAtcgttcctttcttttttttttttttaaacttaacttttattttattcaattATTGCTTTCATATAGGGAAGGGAGtgtaatatattattttgaaACTGAAATTCTCAGTATGCAATGTTTATTTATGCTTAATTGTTATTTCAAAAGGGGGGTTTTCATTAAAAAGTTGTTAACATATAGAGAGTTAATACGTTCATATcaccctttttccccccttctttttcatctttccatatgtgtacatgcaaGCATAATTATTAAAAGGAGAGCGTGaacatttataaaataacTAAGGGAAGTTTATTATAAggaattatgttaattacggaagaagaggaatatatacattcccATAGGAATAACGTCCCTCCGTAtatccccttcctttcatttatGACCGTTCAATTATGATaacttattcttttttccttactccTTTAAGATTGCTCAGTAGTAATAACAATTCCATTTTAttctcttcccccttttttctgttctttccctttaaaATTCGGTGGGCATACACCGTAAGGGAGTCATTCACATGCATGAAGAATGTGcatattattttatgtgaGCTAAcattctccttcccctttcgctttttttttaattttatacgatattttaaaagttaTACTGCACCACACCACACACCCCATCTTCCACTTTCCTTtgtataaaatgttcattaaattttttttttttttttttctcttacaacaacgttttttatttttgtgtaatttttctatctttcttcataaatatgagaacactttttcaaaaatgtccGTAcccttttctcctcttttttcatgCTCttctatgtgtacatttcctcatttagttatatatacaaatgtaaaacaaacagaaggaaggaaatatgaagaaaagaaaggaaaaaaagaaggaacgaaggaaagaaggaaaaaaaaggaacaaatgaaaaaaaataaaaaacattggaagaaaaaaatgtcatttaTGCTTCCTTTCCCTTACACACACTGTTTATAAAATTCGTGCTTATTTATGTCCCTAGAGGGAGTGAATATTACGTGGCATGATATTTTATATTGGTTCTTTGCTTTTGTTGTTGCCTGTGTTGCCGCTCTTGTTGCGTActccttctattattatttccccTATTCCTTCCGCCACTCCTGCGCCGTCCATCATTATATAAAGTAGAATCATCTGTGGAATCAGCTATACTTCCGCCGTACGTTGAAGAATTCTCTGTAGAATATAATGTTGTGGAAGTGTCCATTGTTAGTGTATCAAAATCATGTTTGGTAgtggatcttttttttcttgtgttatttccatttttccccccaaaggTGTTACGTATTACAGGAGGTAGAAGATCATACTGAGAGGGGGGGGGTGataggaaaggaaggatggaaatGTATACTTCCGTATGCATATACGTACTTACATATActcc contains these protein-coding regions:
- a CDS encoding KIR protein — encoded protein: MTTPLDEGKLPSKEEFYDKFEKADENECTFLSGQTVSLGTQLESTLRSNYPDTIGSKDQILHAYCYARNDKTGGSSEIQRCTFFYYWLGDLFFKNQSNEKLKEFVEKIFSALQETSYEGNCKVNYEGVDKLLFDLMKKLYDFHYDSGTIEGQVQSCKTICHQTYTQYLKKVDAAYNALGALCTLYPDKYCKGFWNENNTLIQMKLSTLQSTLTSKPKATEEEHESCSSVNAELLNSQTSKLLQEKDKAVRNATITSSITSIFGTLGMTVAPFLLYKYKPWSSWFGNHTSGGGRRARNKRFTRNEFDVLTEDTSTYDSATEGSTIGDLSGGNSTVRSSTYNTRQSRGRINNGPSHRNNVGYSRMKEGTNINNSTEFIQ